One window from the genome of Antechinus flavipes isolate AdamAnt ecotype Samford, QLD, Australia chromosome X, AdamAnt_v2, whole genome shotgun sequence encodes:
- the LOC127542556 gene encoding DDB1- and CUL4-associated factor 10-like isoform X2: protein MLSRSHRSLLTVACELSEVLLFDPISSKHIKTLSEAHENCVNNIRFLDDRLFATCSDDFTVALWDLRKLNSKVCTLQGHTSWVKNIEYDANTRLLVTSGFDGNVIIWDTNRCTEDGCPHKTFFHTRLLMRMRLTPDCSKMLISTSSGHLLILHDLDLANSLDDGSDPIIRAGSTAWSSHEVTSPNSSAPTAAGTSSQEESVSSRNSVEIVIPAVPVGRHRGYCITSLEVHPKGQAVLLRCSSNTDDQEWTCVHEFIDGPQAGPLSPRCAIRLTHYIEEANVRSGYIKEPCFSPDGRLISSPHGYGIRLLGFDTQCNELFDCLSRRARPLKEIHSLSSHNDVVLTTKFSPTHCQIASGCLSGRVSLYQPKF, encoded by the exons atgctctcaa GGTCTCATAGATCTC TGTTAACAGTTGCTTGTGAACTGAGTGAAGTTCTTCTTTTTGACCCCATATCTTCAAAGCATATAAAAACGCTTTCTGAAGCGCATGAAAACTGTGTAAATAATATCAGGTTTCTGGATGATAGACTGTTTGCAACATGCTCTGATGACTTTACAGTAGCCCTTTGGGATCTGAGAAAATTAAACTCTAAAGTGTGCACTTTACAAGGTCATACTAGCTGGGTGAAGAACATTGAGTATGATGCTAATACAAGACTCTTAGTTACGTCAGGATTCGATGGAAATGTCATCATTTGGGACACTAACCGGTGCACGGAAGACGGGTGCCCACACAAGACATTCTTTCATACCCGTTTACTTATGCGCATGAGGTTAACTCCAGACTGTTCCAAAATGCTGATTTCAACCTCTTCTGGTCATCTTCTGATTTTACACGATCTTGACTTGGCAAATTCTTTAGATGACGGAAGCGATCCAATTATAAGGGCAGGAAGCACTGCATGGAGTTCACATGAGGTTACTTCTCCAAATTCATCTGCTCCTACAGCTGCAGGTACATCTTCTCAAGAAGAAAGTGTGTCATCTCGTAATAGTGTTGAAATTGTAATACCAGCAGTTCCTGTTGGGAGGCATCGTGGTTACTGCATTACATCTTTAGAAGTACATCCTAAAGGTCAGGCTGTCCTTTTACGGTGTTCCAGTAATACAGATGATCAGGAGTGGACCTGTGTCCATGAATTCATAGATGGGCCTCAAGCTGGACCCCTTTCACCTCGTTGTGCTATCAGACTGACTCATTATATTGAGGAAGCTAATGTTCGCAGTGGGTACATCAAAGAACCTTGTTTCAGCCCTGATGGTCGACTGATTTCTTCCCCACATGGCTATGGGATCCGCTTATTGGGATTTGACACCCAGTGCAATGAACTTTTTGACTGCTTATCCCGCAGAGCCAGGCCCTTGAAggaaattcattctctctcttctcacaaCGATGTGGTTCTGACAACCAAATTCTCTCCCACACATTGTCAGATTGCCTCCGGGTGCCTTAGTGGACGCGTGTCTTTGTATCAGCCAAAGTTTTAG
- the LOC127542556 gene encoding DDB1- and CUL4-associated factor 10-like isoform X1 gives MFPVRPSSPVGVEEEEPADNNLGFISRSQGRPPEGSGEAAARSASSPSLLQPSDLSSSPSRQSREPCDSQGRRGPFLTQAAGPVMAEASAATSSSGKLATQAKGEPSSGCPRDPRVPSPQDLPTAQSTAAAMAACPRAFTFPRRFAAAASGLRPPKPRWVGITGNPVGKPLFHLLKSRSLGRGNYVDPARDNFRTMTRLYKSIHPADSLYLNTHTQGAVFNMGYSPNGSVLTVACELSEVLLFDPISSKHIKTLSEAHENCVNNIRFLDDRLFATCSDDFTVALWDLRKLNSKVCTLQGHTSWVKNIEYDANTRLLVTSGFDGNVIIWDTNRCTEDGCPHKTFFHTRLLMRMRLTPDCSKMLISTSSGHLLILHDLDLANSLDDGSDPIIRAGSTAWSSHEVTSPNSSAPTAAGTSSQEESVSSRNSVEIVIPAVPVGRHRGYCITSLEVHPKGQAVLLRCSSNTDDQEWTCVHEFIDGPQAGPLSPRCAIRLTHYIEEANVRSGYIKEPCFSPDGRLISSPHGYGIRLLGFDTQCNELFDCLSRRARPLKEIHSLSSHNDVVLTTKFSPTHCQIASGCLSGRVSLYQPKF, from the coding sequence ATGTTCCCCGTCAGGCCCAGCAGCCCCGTcggggtggaggaggaggaaccAGCCGACAATAACCTGGGATTCATAAGCCGAAGCCAGGGGCGGCCGCCTGAGGGGAGCGGAGAGGCCGCGGCCCGGTCCgcctcttccccttccttgctGCAGCCCAGCGACCTCTCCTCCAGCCCTTCCCGCCAATCCCGCGAGCCGTGTGACTCCCAAGGTCGTCGCGGGCCTTTTCTGACACAGGCCGCAGGCCCGGTGATGGCAGAAGCCTCGGCGGCGACGTCGAGCTCGGGGAAGCTCGCGACCCAGGCCAAGGGTGAGCCAAGCTCTGGATGCCCCCGTGACCCCCGcgtcccctctccccaagacttGCCCACGGCCCAGTCCACGGCCGCCGCCATGGCAGCCTGCCCACGCGCCTTCACCTTCCCCAGGCGTTTCGCTGCCGCGGCCTCCGGCTTGCGTCCCCCAAAGCCCAGGTGGGTGGGGATCACCGGGAACCCAGTGGGCAAACCGCTCTTCCATTTGCTAAAGAGCCGCAGCCTGGGCCGCGGGAACTACGTAGACCCGGCCCGAGACAACTTCCGCACGATGACCAGATTGTACAAATCCATCCACCCCGCAGACTCGCTGTACCTCAACACCCACACCCAGGGCGCCGTCTTCAACATGGGGTACTCCCCCAATGGGTCAGTGTTAACAGTTGCTTGTGAACTGAGTGAAGTTCTTCTTTTTGACCCCATATCTTCAAAGCATATAAAAACGCTTTCTGAAGCGCATGAAAACTGTGTAAATAATATCAGGTTTCTGGATGATAGACTGTTTGCAACATGCTCTGATGACTTTACAGTAGCCCTTTGGGATCTGAGAAAATTAAACTCTAAAGTGTGCACTTTACAAGGTCATACTAGCTGGGTGAAGAACATTGAGTATGATGCTAATACAAGACTCTTAGTTACGTCAGGATTCGATGGAAATGTCATCATTTGGGACACTAACCGGTGCACGGAAGACGGGTGCCCACACAAGACATTCTTTCATACCCGTTTACTTATGCGCATGAGGTTAACTCCAGACTGTTCCAAAATGCTGATTTCAACCTCTTCTGGTCATCTTCTGATTTTACACGATCTTGACTTGGCAAATTCTTTAGATGACGGAAGCGATCCAATTATAAGGGCAGGAAGCACTGCATGGAGTTCACATGAGGTTACTTCTCCAAATTCATCTGCTCCTACAGCTGCAGGTACATCTTCTCAAGAAGAAAGTGTGTCATCTCGTAATAGTGTTGAAATTGTAATACCAGCAGTTCCTGTTGGGAGGCATCGTGGTTACTGCATTACATCTTTAGAAGTACATCCTAAAGGTCAGGCTGTCCTTTTACGGTGTTCCAGTAATACAGATGATCAGGAGTGGACCTGTGTCCATGAATTCATAGATGGGCCTCAAGCTGGACCCCTTTCACCTCGTTGTGCTATCAGACTGACTCATTATATTGAGGAAGCTAATGTTCGCAGTGGGTACATCAAAGAACCTTGTTTCAGCCCTGATGGTCGACTGATTTCTTCCCCACATGGCTATGGGATCCGCTTATTGGGATTTGACACCCAGTGCAATGAACTTTTTGACTGCTTATCCCGCAGAGCCAGGCCCTTGAAggaaattcattctctctcttctcacaaCGATGTGGTTCTGACAACCAAATTCTCTCCCACACATTGTCAGATTGCCTCCGGGTGCCTTAGTGGACGCGTGTCTTTGTATCAGCCAAAGTTTTAG